From a single Sphingobium lignivorans genomic region:
- a CDS encoding glycoside hydrolase family 68 protein: MPSGQTAGTLWSADHVAAIGPLASFAAPLIGAADLADALPELGLWDAWPVQNDDGSIHRFADGASLWMALGAPWFENPDDRHAHARIHLLLRQASGWRSLGPAMPEGFAPGSREWSGSAIMDADGGGLTLYFTAAGTRGEAQPTFGQRLFQARARLAENADAPRLTDWRDLRESVALDERLYMDPLSGGGGIGTIKAFRDPGFFRDPATGEAWLFFTGSRAGSASAFNGVIGAARGAGGPDDPWRIVPPVISADGLNNELERPHVIHHAGLYYLFWSTQSHVFDPAGPVGPTGLYGMVSDRLEGEWRPLNGTGLVIANPPEAPRQAYSWLVLPDLRVTSFVDDWGHGADHADTRRFGGTFAPFLALALDGERARLRAAP; the protein is encoded by the coding sequence ATGCCTTCCGGTCAAACGGCCGGCACTCTCTGGAGCGCCGATCATGTCGCGGCTATTGGCCCCCTCGCGTCTTTTGCCGCGCCCCTGATCGGAGCAGCCGATCTCGCGGACGCGCTGCCGGAGCTTGGCTTGTGGGATGCCTGGCCCGTCCAGAACGACGATGGGTCCATCCATCGCTTCGCGGATGGCGCCAGCTTGTGGATGGCGCTGGGCGCGCCCTGGTTCGAAAATCCCGACGACAGGCATGCTCATGCGCGGATCCATCTTCTCCTGCGGCAGGCATCCGGCTGGCGCAGCCTCGGACCGGCCATGCCGGAAGGCTTTGCGCCGGGCAGCCGGGAATGGTCCGGCTCGGCGATCATGGATGCCGATGGTGGCGGACTGACGCTCTATTTCACGGCCGCCGGCACGCGCGGCGAGGCGCAACCGACCTTCGGGCAACGCCTGTTCCAGGCAAGGGCAAGGCTCGCCGAGAATGCCGACGCTCCACGTCTGACCGACTGGCGTGACCTGCGCGAAAGCGTGGCGCTGGACGAGCGCCTCTACATGGACCCGCTGAGCGGCGGCGGCGGCATCGGCACCATCAAGGCATTCCGCGACCCCGGCTTCTTTCGGGATCCCGCGACGGGCGAGGCCTGGCTTTTCTTCACCGGTTCGCGGGCTGGCTCGGCATCCGCTTTCAACGGCGTGATCGGCGCGGCGCGCGGCGCGGGAGGCCCCGATGACCCGTGGCGAATCGTGCCCCCGGTGATCAGCGCGGACGGCCTTAACAATGAGCTTGAACGCCCGCATGTCATCCACCATGCCGGCCTCTATTATCTCTTCTGGTCCACCCAGTCGCATGTGTTCGATCCGGCCGGGCCGGTCGGCCCCACCGGCCTCTACGGCATGGTCTCGGACCGGCTGGAGGGCGAGTGGCGGCCCCTCAACGGCACCGGCCTCGTGATTGCCAATCCCCCGGAAGCGCCGCGACAGGCCTATAGCTGGCTCGTGCTGCCCGATCTGCGCGTCACCAGCTTCGTGGATGATTGGGGGCATGGCGCCGATCATGCCGACACCCGGCGCTTCGGGGGCACCTTCGCGCCCTTCCTCGCGCTCGCACTCGATGGCGAGCGGGCCCGCCTGCGGGCAGCGCCATGA
- a CDS encoding substrate-binding domain-containing protein has product MRSRSASRAPRQRCARAGAPVELAEVTIHLASELSAGDIAAYLDSVERMPDGIFAASDMIAQTAIQILASRGTSVPGDVRVVGFDDLPIARSTVPPLTTIRQDIQTGAGQMIDCLFRRIDGKQTGSIVLNPELVVRGTS; this is encoded by the coding sequence TTGAGATCGCGCAGCGCCTCGAGGGCGCCAAGGCAGCGGTGCGCGCGGGCCGGCGCGCCGGTCGAGCTGGCGGAAGTCACCATCCACCTCGCCAGCGAATTGAGCGCCGGCGATATCGCGGCTTATCTGGACAGCGTCGAGCGCATGCCGGACGGCATTTTCGCAGCCTCCGACATGATCGCGCAGACCGCCATCCAGATCCTCGCGTCGCGCGGCACGTCGGTGCCCGGCGACGTGCGGGTCGTCGGCTTCGACGATCTGCCGATTGCCCGCAGCACCGTCCCGCCGCTCACCACCATCCGGCAGGATATCCAGACCGGCGCGGGGCAGATGATCGATTGCCTGTTCCGCCGCATCGACGGCAAGCAGACCGGCTCGATCGTCCTCAACCCCGAACTGGTCGTCCGCGGGACGAGCTGA
- a CDS encoding ROK family protein has translation MTRRDGGRFGGVELGGTKTIAVLAHGDAIIARETIPTTTPAETLARAHGQLIAWHAEAPLDGIGIASFGPIRLDRTAPDFGHMLPTPKHGWTHADVAGGLTRGIDCPWAIDTDVNGAALAEYRWGGGAELDSLCYITIGTGVGGGLLIGGRPVHGALHPEIGHVRARRAAGDRFAGTCPFHGDCVEGLVSGPALAARFGRPMETVDDDDALWEHVASDLAEISAMLLLTTAAQAILFGGGVAVRRGFLFPRIRARALDLLQGYLPAFDTRSATAMIGPAHLGDQAGPLGCIALAQAACLDERGAPSAAG, from the coding sequence ATGACCCGGCGTGACGGAGGCCGTTTTGGCGGTGTCGAACTCGGCGGCACCAAGACGATCGCCGTGCTTGCCCATGGCGACGCGATCATCGCGCGCGAGACCATCCCGACGACCACGCCCGCCGAAACGCTGGCCCGCGCCCATGGCCAACTGATCGCCTGGCATGCCGAGGCGCCGCTGGATGGCATCGGCATCGCGTCCTTCGGCCCGATCCGCCTTGACCGGACAGCACCGGATTTCGGCCATATGCTCCCGACCCCCAAGCATGGGTGGACACATGCCGATGTCGCTGGCGGGCTGACGCGGGGCATCGATTGCCCATGGGCGATCGACACCGACGTCAATGGCGCGGCGCTGGCGGAATATCGCTGGGGCGGCGGCGCCGAGCTCGACAGCCTCTGCTACATCACCATCGGCACCGGCGTGGGTGGCGGCCTGCTGATTGGCGGGCGGCCGGTCCATGGCGCCCTGCATCCCGAGATCGGCCATGTTCGCGCGCGACGCGCAGCGGGGGATCGTTTCGCGGGCACCTGCCCTTTCCATGGCGATTGCGTGGAAGGCCTCGTATCCGGCCCTGCTCTGGCCGCCCGCTTCGGCCGTCCGATGGAGACGGTGGACGACGACGATGCGCTCTGGGAGCATGTCGCCTCCGATCTGGCCGAGATTTCCGCCATGCTGCTGTTGACCACCGCAGCGCAGGCGATCCTGTTCGGCGGCGGCGTCGCGGTCCGCCGGGGCTTTCTGTTCCCGCGGATCCGGGCGCGGGCGCTCGATCTGCTGCAGGGCTATCTGCCGGCGTTCGATACCCGGTCGGCCACGGCCATGATCGGCCCCGCGCATCTGGGCGATCAGGCCGGCCCCCTGGGCTGCATCGCGCTCGCGCAGGCAGCCTGCTTAGATGAGCGCGGGGCGCCCTCGGCTGCGGGATAA